One window of the Microvirga mediterraneensis genome contains the following:
- a CDS encoding MerR family transcriptional regulator, producing the protein MSLTIGELSRQAQVKIPTIRYYEQIGLLAAPARTEGQQRRYGAGDVRRLNFIRHARELGFEVEAIRQLLDLTGTPDRACGDVHEITKVHLEEVKDKIARLTALRDELEAMVACDYRKIAECRIIEVLADHGQCRHDRH; encoded by the coding sequence ATGTCCCTGACGATCGGAGAGCTGTCGCGCCAAGCCCAGGTGAAAATCCCGACCATCCGTTATTACGAGCAGATCGGCCTTCTGGCCGCGCCGGCCCGGACGGAGGGCCAGCAGCGGCGTTATGGCGCGGGCGATGTCCGCCGGCTCAACTTCATCCGCCATGCCCGCGAACTCGGGTTCGAGGTCGAGGCCATCCGACAGCTTCTGGATCTCACGGGCACACCCGACCGCGCCTGCGGGGACGTGCATGAGATCACCAAGGTCCATCTCGAGGAGGTGAAGGACAAGATCGCCCGGCTCACCGCCCTGCGCGACGAGCTCGAGGCCATGGTCGCCTGCGACTACCGGAAGATCGCCGAGTGCCGCATCATCGAGGTGCTTGCCGACCATGGACAATGCCGACACGATCGGCATTGA
- a CDS encoding LLM class flavin-dependent oxidoreductase, giving the protein MKKIGFLSFGHWSPSPQSQTRSARDVLLQSIDLAVAAEELGADGAYFRVHHFARQLASPFPLLAAVGARTSRIEIGTAVIDMRYENPLYMAEDAGAADLIGGGRLQLGISRGSPEQVIDGWRYFGYTPDEGQSDADMARHHTEVLLNVLKGEGFAEPNPRPMFPNPPGLLRLEPHSEGLRERIWWGSASNATAIWAAQRGMNLQSSTLKEDETGEPFHVQQAKQIRLYREAWKEAGHAREPRVSVSRSIFALVNDRDRAYFGHGKDGDQIGFIDNMRAIFGRSYAAEPDRLIEELKADEAIAEADTLLLTVPNQLGVDYNAHVIEAILKHVAPALGWR; this is encoded by the coding sequence ATGAAGAAGATCGGCTTTCTCTCGTTCGGGCACTGGTCACCCTCGCCGCAATCGCAGACGCGCTCGGCCCGTGATGTCCTCCTCCAATCCATCGACCTCGCCGTCGCGGCCGAGGAGCTGGGCGCGGACGGAGCCTATTTCCGCGTCCATCATTTCGCGCGCCAGCTCGCCTCGCCCTTCCCGCTGCTGGCGGCGGTCGGCGCGAGAACGAGCCGGATCGAGATCGGCACCGCCGTCATCGACATGCGCTACGAGAATCCGCTCTACATGGCCGAGGATGCGGGCGCGGCCGACCTAATCGGCGGCGGGCGTCTCCAGCTCGGCATCAGCCGCGGCTCGCCCGAACAGGTGATCGATGGTTGGCGCTACTTCGGCTATACGCCCGACGAAGGCCAAAGCGACGCCGACATGGCCCGCCATCATACGGAAGTGCTTCTGAACGTCCTCAAGGGCGAGGGCTTCGCCGAGCCGAACCCGCGCCCGATGTTTCCCAACCCACCCGGCCTGCTGCGCCTCGAGCCGCATTCGGAAGGCTTGCGCGAGCGCATCTGGTGGGGATCCGCCTCCAACGCAACGGCCATCTGGGCCGCCCAGCGGGGCATGAACCTCCAGAGCTCGACCCTGAAGGAGGACGAGACGGGCGAACCCTTCCACGTCCAGCAGGCCAAGCAGATCCGCCTCTACCGGGAAGCGTGGAAGGAGGCGGGGCATGCCCGCGAGCCTCGCGTCTCGGTCTCACGGTCGATCTTCGCGCTCGTGAACGACCGCGACCGGGCCTATTTCGGGCACGGCAAGGACGGCGACCAGATCGGCTTCATCGACAACATGCGGGCGATCTTCGGCCGCTCCTATGCGGCGGAACCGGATAGGCTCATCGAGGAACTCAAGGCGGACGAGGCGATCGCCGAGGCCGATACGCTGCTTCTGACCGTGCCGAACCAGCTCGGCGTCGACTACAATGCCCATGTCATCGAGGCCATCCTGAAGCACGTCGCCCCGGCCCTGGGCTGGCGGTGA
- a CDS encoding AraC family transcriptional regulator, which produces MTMTNDIGPALKSKSNGQERPISLSSMVPAGLGRTLPPGYIHLGVVKEIAPTLREFGIDPAPIIREAGLDPSLFDDGANIIPHAALGRLLTLSVARTHCPHFGLLAGRHATILSLGLIGRLMQHSETVKDAVRALVSNLSIQNRGAVPSFTISDGMALLTFSIYQPEVESADQISDGSLAVAVNALRTLCGSDWNPTEVLLPRAAPADQEPYRRHFRAPVRFNQESATLVFPARDLDRRIDGADPMVREVLEERIRQMKIAQGCEFSDDIRRLLRTRLTRTRCSAEDIAETLAMHRRTLSRRLKDSGMGYRAIANEIRFEIARQLLQDTEVPLGQIAAALGYSEASAFTRAFRRWSGRTPKAWRADGRSGCLAPAAQSASGLSPRVKHGAAGSLQ; this is translated from the coding sequence ATGACGATGACAAACGACATCGGGCCTGCGCTCAAGAGTAAGAGCAATGGTCAGGAACGGCCCATATCGCTCTCGTCCATGGTTCCGGCGGGATTGGGTCGCACGCTTCCACCCGGCTACATTCATCTGGGCGTCGTCAAGGAAATCGCGCCGACCCTGCGCGAATTCGGCATCGATCCCGCTCCGATCATCCGTGAGGCGGGCCTTGATCCGAGTCTTTTCGACGACGGAGCCAACATCATTCCCCATGCGGCTCTGGGACGGCTCCTCACCTTGAGCGTCGCCCGCACGCATTGTCCGCATTTCGGGTTGCTGGCCGGCCGGCACGCCACGATCCTGTCTTTGGGGTTGATTGGCCGCCTGATGCAGCATTCCGAAACCGTAAAAGATGCCGTGCGGGCACTCGTGTCGAATCTGAGCATCCAGAACCGGGGTGCCGTGCCCTCGTTCACGATCAGCGACGGCATGGCCCTGCTCACCTTCTCGATTTACCAGCCCGAGGTTGAGAGCGCGGATCAGATCTCGGACGGATCTCTCGCGGTGGCGGTCAATGCCCTGCGCACCCTGTGCGGATCGGACTGGAACCCGACCGAGGTGCTGTTGCCCCGCGCCGCCCCCGCGGACCAGGAGCCGTACCGGCGCCATTTCCGGGCGCCTGTCCGGTTCAACCAGGAGAGCGCTACCCTCGTTTTCCCGGCGCGTGATCTGGATCGCCGGATCGACGGCGCCGATCCGATGGTGCGGGAGGTTCTGGAGGAGCGGATCCGGCAGATGAAGATCGCTCAGGGCTGCGAGTTTTCGGACGACATCCGGCGGCTGCTGCGGACGCGGCTGACGCGCACCCGCTGTTCGGCCGAGGATATTGCCGAGACGCTGGCCATGCATCGCCGGACCCTGAGCCGCCGCCTGAAGGACAGCGGCATGGGCTATCGGGCGATCGCCAACGAGATCCGATTCGAGATTGCCCGGCAATTGCTGCAGGACACAGAGGTGCCGCTGGGGCAGATCGCGGCGGCGCTGGGCTATTCGGAAGCCAGCGCCTTCACCCGGGCTTTCCGGCGCTGGTCGGGCCGGACGCCCAAGGCCTGGAGGGCCGACGGCCGCTCCGGCTGCCTCGCCCCGGCAGCCCAAAGCGCCAGCGGATTGTCCCCACGGGTCAAGCACGGAGCGGCCGGAAGCCTACAATGA
- a CDS encoding mechanosensitive ion channel domain-containing protein — MSARFSRTLIAALWGLMVLILVQAGLGPARAQADAAPPAPPQVQELLRLLEDPATRAWIDRQARPVPSPAAETQQPQDMNSELMARRVEALRAHLASLAAEVPRLPQETRQAADLLSRELQSRSFVDVVLLVLGFLGLGAGAEWIFRRITAAAGERIVSHPVRTPNDRLRSVGWRLGFGLAHVAIFGLGSIGAFLVFDWPPLLRRIVLAYLLAALLLRVALLVSRVLLSPRAVGPHDPEVLRVVPMTDEAARFWHRRIVLFIGWFAFGWATVETVTTLGFSPDGRRVVAYALGIGLLVLAVEAVWRWPSPIAVAPDASERPPRHHTIGTWLLSLYLVLLWGLWVAGLMGLFWLLVVAVVLAQAVKVTRDSARHLLRPLEASETAYSHELWAVFLDRGIRALLIVGAALFLAWVWGTDLGEMTSRDTVVTRLVRGVLSSIVILLVADLLWQVVKTQIDRKLARLQNGASPGSEEALRQARVRTLLPMLRMAAFIVLATVAVLMALSSLGVEIGPLIAGAGIFGVAVGFGSQTLVKDIISGIFYLLDDAFRVGEYIQSGSYKGTVEKLGFRSVKLRHHRGPIFTVPYGQLGAVENMSRDWVIDKMTISVTYDTDLDKAKKIIKQVGKELAADPECAPNIIEPLKMQGVEQFGDFAIQLRMKMMTRPGEQFVIRRKAYGMLKKAFDENGIEFAFPTVQVAGRGDVEPAAARQMLTLVKGKPEEGG; from the coding sequence GTGAGCGCAAGATTTTCCCGAACCTTGATTGCCGCTCTGTGGGGGCTGATGGTCCTGATCCTGGTTCAGGCCGGCCTTGGCCCGGCCCGGGCTCAAGCCGATGCGGCTCCACCCGCGCCGCCGCAGGTTCAGGAGCTTCTGCGGCTGCTGGAGGATCCCGCGACGCGGGCCTGGATCGACCGGCAGGCACGGCCGGTGCCGTCCCCGGCGGCGGAGACGCAGCAACCGCAGGACATGAACTCCGAATTGATGGCGAGGCGTGTCGAGGCGCTGCGGGCGCATCTTGCCTCCCTGGCGGCGGAAGTGCCCCGTTTGCCGCAAGAGACCCGGCAGGCGGCCGATCTGCTGTCGCGGGAACTCCAGAGCCGGTCCTTCGTCGATGTCGTTCTCCTCGTGCTCGGCTTCCTGGGTCTCGGAGCCGGAGCCGAATGGATTTTCCGAAGGATCACGGCAGCCGCAGGCGAGCGGATCGTCTCCCATCCCGTGCGGACGCCCAACGACCGGCTGCGGTCGGTCGGCTGGCGCCTGGGATTCGGCCTGGCCCATGTGGCGATCTTCGGCCTGGGGAGCATCGGCGCGTTCCTTGTCTTCGACTGGCCGCCCCTGCTCAGGCGAATCGTGCTCGCCTACCTTCTCGCCGCGCTCCTGTTGCGGGTTGCCCTGCTGGTGAGCCGGGTGCTCCTCTCACCCCGGGCGGTGGGTCCTCACGATCCCGAGGTCCTCCGGGTCGTTCCCATGACCGACGAGGCGGCCCGGTTCTGGCACCGCCGCATCGTGCTGTTCATCGGGTGGTTCGCATTCGGTTGGGCCACTGTGGAAACCGTGACCACTCTCGGGTTCTCGCCAGACGGCCGCAGGGTGGTCGCCTATGCTTTGGGAATCGGCCTTCTGGTCCTGGCGGTCGAGGCCGTCTGGCGATGGCCGTCTCCTATCGCGGTCGCGCCGGATGCATCGGAGCGTCCGCCGCGGCATCACACGATCGGGACGTGGCTGCTGTCGCTCTATCTCGTCCTGCTGTGGGGCTTGTGGGTCGCGGGCCTGATGGGGCTGTTCTGGCTGCTGGTGGTAGCCGTCGTGCTGGCCCAGGCGGTGAAGGTCACCAGAGACTCCGCCCGCCATCTGCTGCGGCCCCTGGAAGCTTCGGAGACCGCCTACAGCCACGAGCTCTGGGCCGTCTTTCTCGACCGGGGCATACGGGCCCTTCTGATCGTCGGGGCGGCCCTGTTCCTCGCATGGGTCTGGGGGACCGACCTGGGCGAAATGACGAGCCGCGACACCGTCGTCACCCGTCTCGTCCGGGGCGTGCTCAGCAGCATCGTGATCCTGCTGGTGGCCGACCTCCTGTGGCAGGTCGTAAAGACGCAGATCGACCGCAAGCTGGCGCGCCTGCAGAACGGGGCGTCTCCCGGCAGCGAGGAGGCCTTGCGCCAGGCGCGGGTCCGGACGCTGCTGCCGATGCTCCGCATGGCCGCGTTCATCGTTCTGGCCACCGTCGCCGTGCTCATGGCGCTCTCGTCCCTGGGGGTGGAGATAGGCCCGCTCATCGCAGGCGCGGGCATCTTCGGCGTGGCCGTGGGGTTCGGGTCGCAGACCCTCGTGAAGGACATCATCAGCGGCATCTTCTACCTGCTCGACGACGCCTTCCGGGTCGGCGAGTACATCCAGAGCGGCTCCTACAAGGGCACCGTGGAGAAGCTGGGTTTCCGCTCCGTCAAGCTTCGGCATCATCGCGGCCCCATCTTCACGGTCCCTTACGGCCAGCTCGGAGCGGTGGAGAACATGAGCCGCGACTGGGTCATCGACAAGATGACCATCAGCGTCACCTACGATACCGACCTCGACAAGGCGAAGAAGATCATCAAGCAAGTGGGCAAGGAGCTTGCTGCGGATCCGGAATGCGCTCCCAACATCATCGAGCCTCTGAAAATGCAGGGCGTGGAACAGTTCGGCGACTTCGCCATCCAGCTGCGCATGAAGATGATGACCCGTCCGGGCGAGCAGTTCGTGATCCGGCGCAAGGCCTACGGGATGCTGAAGAAGGCCTTCGACGAGAATGGGATCGAGTTCGCATTCCCGACCGTCCAAGTGGCGGGCCGCGGGGATGTCGAGCCGGCGGCCGCCCGGCAGATGCTCACGCTCGTCAAGGGCAAGCCGGAAGAGGGCGGTTAG
- a CDS encoding helix-turn-helix domain-containing protein, with translation MEMSSTRRTDEMPPGHGSGPLTDDLRRVLRTELLRDTCSAAAVARLFSMHRRTMSRHLRTEGLAFRQVANEVRFEIACELLENTEMAVNQIAAVLRYSELSAFTRAFRRWSGQTPSAWRARHSRARASVKPRIQRLKTAE, from the coding sequence ATGGAGATGTCATCCACCCGCAGGACAGACGAGATGCCGCCGGGCCATGGCTCCGGCCCCCTGACCGACGATCTGCGGCGGGTGCTTCGAACCGAGCTGCTCCGGGACACTTGCTCCGCGGCGGCCGTCGCCCGCCTGTTCTCGATGCATCGTCGCACCATGAGCCGTCACCTGCGCACGGAGGGCCTTGCCTTCCGCCAAGTGGCCAATGAGGTGCGCTTCGAGATCGCATGCGAGCTGCTGGAGAATACCGAAATGGCGGTAAACCAGATCGCCGCAGTCCTGAGATACTCGGAACTGAGCGCTTTCACCCGCGCTTTCCGGCGCTGGTCCGGGCAGACGCCGTCAGCCTGGCGCGCCCGTCATTCCCGTGCCCGAGCCTCCGTGAAGCCCCGCATCCAGCGCCTCAAGACGGCCGAATGA
- a CDS encoding MGH1-like glycoside hydrolase domain-containing protein — translation MTMLPKEDAARAILARNDRGGYTVPTDRLYPFQWNWDSAFVAMGFAVFDVDRAYRELERLIEGQWDDGMIPHIVFHAPSDTYFPGPDVWGTRHRVPTSGITQPAVFGMALRHVHEAALAAGTAGATERTKVLFKAALRSHRWWLNARDPEGLGLVSILHPWESGSDNSPAWDEALARVPTTTTTAIRRKDTGHVDASMRPRDEDYQRFIHLVDTYRDCGWDPTRQWEAAPFKIADVQMTAILARATADLMRLAETLGTDEEKDELSRMHERLRAGLADRWRPDLSRFVNLDLISRRDIETPTQAGFIPLVALTLDDAQRTAIVAEVERWLSGMFVGVPSTPSFSPTFEPKRYWRGPVWAVINWLICDGLRLNGSEALARRIEQTVVQAIESAGFCEYFDPTTGEGLGGDTFSWTAAAYMVLGRRI, via the coding sequence ATGACCATGCTTCCGAAGGAAGACGCCGCGCGCGCCATTCTCGCGCGCAACGATCGCGGCGGTTACACGGTGCCAACCGACCGGCTCTACCCGTTCCAGTGGAACTGGGATTCCGCCTTCGTGGCGATGGGCTTCGCGGTGTTCGACGTGGACCGCGCCTATCGCGAGCTGGAGCGGCTGATCGAAGGCCAATGGGACGACGGCATGATCCCGCACATCGTGTTCCACGCCCCGAGCGACACCTATTTTCCCGGCCCGGACGTATGGGGCACGCGGCATCGTGTTCCGACCTCGGGCATCACCCAGCCGGCGGTCTTCGGCATGGCGCTTCGCCACGTTCACGAGGCGGCTCTCGCAGCCGGCACGGCGGGCGCGACGGAGCGGACGAAGGTTCTGTTCAAGGCGGCCCTGCGCTCGCATCGCTGGTGGCTGAATGCGCGCGATCCTGAAGGGCTCGGCCTTGTGTCGATCCTTCACCCCTGGGAGAGCGGAAGCGACAACTCGCCGGCCTGGGACGAGGCGCTCGCCCGCGTGCCGACCACCACCACGACCGCGATCCGCCGCAAGGATACGGGCCATGTGGATGCGTCCATGCGTCCGCGCGACGAGGATTACCAGCGCTTCATCCATCTCGTCGACACCTACCGGGATTGCGGCTGGGACCCGACGCGGCAATGGGAGGCGGCCCCCTTCAAGATAGCCGACGTGCAGATGACGGCCATACTGGCGCGTGCGACCGCCGACCTCATGCGCTTGGCCGAAACATTGGGAACCGACGAGGAGAAGGACGAGCTCTCGCGCATGCACGAGAGGCTGCGCGCGGGTCTTGCCGACCGCTGGCGCCCCGACCTCTCCCGCTTCGTCAATCTCGACCTGATCTCGCGACGGGACATCGAAACGCCCACCCAGGCGGGCTTCATTCCTCTCGTGGCGTTGACGCTCGACGATGCTCAGCGGACAGCCATCGTGGCGGAGGTCGAGCGCTGGCTTTCCGGCATGTTCGTCGGCGTTCCCTCGACGCCGTCCTTCTCGCCTACCTTCGAACCGAAGCGCTATTGGCGCGGCCCGGTCTGGGCGGTGATCAACTGGCTCATCTGCGATGGCTTGCGCCTGAACGGGTCGGAGGCTCTTGCGCGCCGAATCGAGCAAACCGTCGTCCAGGCCATCGAGAGCGCCGGGTTCTGCGAGTATTTCGATCCGACGACAGGCGAAGGCTTGGGCGGCGATACCTTCTCCTGGACCGCCGCGGCCTACATGGTGCTCGGCAGACGGATCTGA
- a CDS encoding ABC transporter ATP-binding protein: MADIVIDRVVKEFGSFRALQEVSLTVNDGEFVALLGPSGCGKTTLLRIIAGLETQSAGRVVIGGQDVSTLAPRKRGLAMVFQNYAVFPHMTVFENVAFGLRMQKTPQAEVKRKVERAAALLHIESYLDRYPAKLSGGQRQRVAVARALAVEPAVLLMDEPLSNLDALLRLEMRTELKAVLREAGTTTIYVTHDQTEAMGLADRIAVMYGGKIEQIGAPLEIYATPATRFVGGFIGSPPMNFIKVQCSHGIARIGDATLPCPTGQNLELGLRGEDASLGPNGSGIPFDVRVVEPMGSHLLLTGAIDGQLARIVAPPTAKVNAGERVGLTVDPARMTWIDGTTGRALARA, encoded by the coding sequence ATGGCTGACATCGTCATCGATCGCGTCGTCAAGGAGTTCGGCTCCTTCCGTGCCCTGCAGGAAGTCTCGCTCACCGTGAACGACGGCGAGTTCGTGGCCCTGCTGGGCCCCTCCGGCTGTGGGAAGACCACGCTTTTGCGCATCATTGCCGGCCTCGAGACGCAAAGCGCCGGCCGCGTCGTCATCGGAGGGCAGGATGTAAGCACCCTCGCGCCACGCAAGCGCGGGCTGGCGATGGTGTTCCAGAACTATGCCGTCTTCCCGCACATGACCGTGTTCGAGAACGTCGCCTTCGGGCTGCGGATGCAGAAGACCCCGCAGGCGGAGGTGAAACGCAAGGTCGAACGCGCGGCGGCCCTGCTCCACATCGAGAGCTATCTCGACCGATATCCGGCGAAACTCTCGGGAGGTCAGCGCCAGCGCGTGGCGGTGGCACGCGCGCTCGCCGTCGAACCGGCCGTGCTGCTCATGGACGAACCGCTTTCCAATCTCGACGCGCTCCTGCGGCTGGAAATGCGCACGGAGCTGAAGGCGGTTCTGCGCGAAGCCGGAACCACGACGATCTACGTGACGCATGACCAGACCGAGGCCATGGGCCTCGCCGACCGCATCGCCGTCATGTATGGCGGCAAGATCGAGCAGATCGGCGCGCCGCTCGAAATCTACGCCACGCCCGCCACCCGCTTCGTCGGCGGCTTCATCGGCTCCCCGCCCATGAACTTCATCAAGGTTCAATGCAGCCACGGCATCGCGCGGATCGGCGATGCAACTCTCCCCTGCCCGACAGGGCAGAACCTGGAACTCGGGTTGCGCGGCGAAGATGCGAGTCTTGGACCCAACGGCTCGGGCATTCCCTTCGACGTGCGCGTGGTGGAGCCCATGGGCTCGCACCTGCTTCTTACGGGCGCCATCGACGGCCAGCTCGCCCGCATCGTCGCGCCGCCGACGGCGAAGGTGAATGCCGGCGAGCGCGTGGGACTGACCGTGGATCCCGCGCGGATGACCTGGATCGACGGCACCACCGGACGCGCCCTCGCCCGGGCCTGA
- a CDS encoding carbohydrate ABC transporter permease produces MTTSASELEPAAPSRGMALPSARRLLLWTGLAVLIAWVLVPIYLVALGAFGGRLGVFRWPKSIWPSDLSFAAMSQFLAIEGVFNALVNSLIAAGLTVVFSIALGAPAGYALARYTFRGQNAYRLLVLLTRAFPLAILALPLTVSFIRLGLYDTPFGVSLIHTVLALPFAALVTQSLFMGIPREYEEAAWVFGCTRFQAFMKVVLPLALPGLAATAIFAFVISWNEVFAASILTVRERTLTAYLLRILAESPLHYRFAGGFILIIPSVLFIFAVRRYLFAVWGIASK; encoded by the coding sequence ATGACGACCAGCGCTTCAGAACTCGAACCCGCTGCACCGAGCCGCGGCATGGCCCTTCCCTCGGCACGGCGCCTGCTTCTCTGGACAGGCCTCGCCGTGCTGATCGCCTGGGTGCTGGTGCCGATCTATCTCGTGGCGCTTGGTGCCTTCGGCGGCAGGCTCGGCGTGTTCCGCTGGCCGAAATCGATCTGGCCGTCGGACCTGTCCTTCGCGGCCATGAGCCAGTTTCTCGCCATCGAGGGCGTGTTCAATGCCCTCGTCAACTCGCTCATCGCCGCCGGGCTGACCGTGGTGTTCTCCATCGCGCTCGGCGCTCCCGCCGGCTATGCGCTGGCGCGCTATACCTTCCGCGGGCAGAACGCATACCGGCTGCTCGTCCTCCTCACCCGCGCCTTCCCGCTCGCCATCCTGGCGCTGCCGCTCACCGTGTCGTTCATCCGCCTCGGTCTCTACGATACGCCCTTCGGCGTCTCGCTCATTCACACCGTGCTGGCCCTGCCCTTCGCGGCCCTCGTCACGCAGAGCCTGTTCATGGGCATTCCGCGCGAATACGAGGAGGCCGCCTGGGTGTTCGGCTGCACGCGATTCCAGGCCTTCATGAAGGTGGTTCTGCCACTCGCCCTGCCCGGCCTGGCCGCCACCGCGATCTTCGCCTTCGTGATCTCCTGGAACGAGGTGTTCGCCGCCTCGATCCTCACCGTGCGCGAGCGCACGCTCACCGCCTATCTGCTCCGCATCCTGGCCGAGAGCCCGCTGCATTACCGCTTCGCCGGCGGCTTCATTCTCATCATCCCCTCCGTGCTCTTCATCTTCGCCGTGAGACGATACCTCTTCGCGGTGTGGGGCATCGCCAGCAAGTAA
- a CDS encoding carbohydrate ABC transporter permease, with product MPARTSWIPYALIAPSVVFLGALFLVPLVQTIWLSFSAGEGFSLENYQRMAGDLNFALAIKNTFLLTLVVVPLQVVLALGMATMVTKLDKGRDLVLWVLTIPLGISDLAAGLAWLALLQNTGYLNSALYALGLIQGPTGWLSQETPVALFFAIVLAELWRATAIVLVILIAGLQLIPKEFAEAAEIFGAKPWTRFTRITLPLLKPSLQSALILRTVLAFEVFAVVYALGGRNFPVLAGEAYVWQNDNQNYGVAAAYAVLIMAISLAATALYLRVLRTRPEQLP from the coding sequence ATGCCTGCGCGCACATCCTGGATTCCCTATGCGCTGATCGCGCCATCGGTCGTCTTTCTCGGAGCTCTCTTTCTCGTGCCGCTCGTGCAGACGATCTGGCTGTCGTTTTCCGCCGGCGAAGGCTTCTCGCTCGAAAACTACCAGCGCATGGCCGGCGACCTGAATTTCGCGCTCGCCATCAAGAACACGTTCCTGCTCACCCTCGTGGTCGTGCCGCTCCAGGTCGTTCTGGCGCTCGGCATGGCCACCATGGTGACGAAGCTCGACAAAGGCCGCGACCTGGTCCTGTGGGTGCTCACCATTCCGCTCGGAATCTCGGACCTCGCAGCCGGCCTCGCCTGGCTCGCCCTGCTCCAGAACACGGGCTACCTGAACTCCGCGCTCTACGCTCTCGGCCTCATCCAGGGACCGACCGGTTGGCTCTCGCAGGAAACGCCCGTTGCCCTGTTCTTCGCCATCGTGCTCGCGGAGCTCTGGCGCGCCACCGCCATCGTGCTGGTGATCCTGATCGCGGGACTGCAGCTGATCCCGAAGGAATTTGCGGAAGCGGCCGAAATCTTCGGCGCCAAGCCCTGGACGCGCTTCACCCGGATTACCCTGCCGCTTCTGAAGCCCAGCCTGCAATCGGCCCTGATCCTGCGCACGGTCCTCGCCTTCGAGGTCTTCGCCGTCGTCTATGCGCTCGGCGGCCGCAACTTCCCGGTTCTCGCAGGCGAAGCCTATGTCTGGCAGAACGACAACCAGAATTACGGCGTCGCCGCCGCCTATGCGGTGCTCATCATGGCGATCTCTCTCGCCGCAACGGCTCTTTACCTGCGCGTGCTGAGGACGCGTCCGGAGCAGCTCCCATGA
- a CDS encoding ABC transporter substrate-binding protein, which produces MKHPVSLRAIAAAAALFGGLTVAQAQETIFYSTQLRPIEEATKVREVLLKGIAGKTTYVVDEPPAFAVRMKAETQAGKRTASVVGALHGELQPHVPADLQSVDDVAAKLTDRGIPASLMDLGKLGTGQQQYIPWMQATYVMVANKQALQYLPAGADVNTLTYAQLQQWGKNIVDKTGQRRLGFPAGPTGLLPRFFQGYFYPSFTGGVVTTFKSPDAEAGWNALKDLWAVSNPNSTNYNFMQEPLLSGEVWIAWDHIARVKEALTLQPDQFVAFPAPAGPKGRGYMPVIAGLAIPKDAPNRAGAVAVIEHLTKPETQLATAAEVGFFPVVKAELPANLAPGIKALAGAVAATQNAKDALVSLLPVGLGAKGGEFNKVYMDSFQRIVLRNEPVKDVLEAQAKVLDTLMKETGAPCWAPDKPSQGACSVQ; this is translated from the coding sequence ATGAAGCATCCGGTATCGCTTCGCGCCATCGCCGCCGCGGCAGCCCTGTTCGGTGGGCTCACGGTCGCTCAGGCGCAGGAAACGATTTTTTACTCGACGCAGCTTCGTCCCATCGAGGAAGCGACGAAGGTCCGCGAGGTTCTGCTGAAAGGCATCGCCGGCAAGACCACCTACGTGGTCGATGAGCCGCCCGCCTTTGCCGTCCGCATGAAAGCGGAGACGCAGGCCGGCAAGCGCACGGCGAGCGTCGTCGGTGCGCTGCACGGCGAATTGCAGCCGCACGTTCCGGCCGATCTCCAGTCCGTCGACGATGTCGCGGCGAAGCTGACCGATCGCGGCATTCCCGCAAGCCTGATGGATCTCGGCAAGCTCGGCACGGGCCAGCAGCAATACATCCCGTGGATGCAGGCCACCTACGTGATGGTCGCCAACAAGCAGGCGCTGCAATACCTGCCGGCCGGCGCGGACGTGAACACCCTCACCTATGCGCAGCTCCAGCAATGGGGCAAGAACATCGTCGACAAGACCGGCCAGCGCCGCCTCGGCTTCCCGGCCGGTCCGACGGGCCTCCTGCCGCGGTTCTTCCAGGGTTATTTCTACCCGTCCTTCACCGGCGGCGTGGTTACGACCTTCAAGTCGCCCGATGCGGAAGCCGGATGGAACGCGCTGAAGGACCTGTGGGCGGTGTCGAATCCCAATTCGACCAACTACAACTTCATGCAGGAGCCGCTGCTCTCGGGCGAGGTGTGGATCGCGTGGGATCACATCGCTCGCGTGAAGGAAGCGCTCACCCTGCAGCCCGACCAGTTCGTCGCCTTCCCGGCGCCGGCCGGCCCGAAGGGACGCGGCTACATGCCGGTGATCGCCGGTCTCGCCATCCCGAAGGATGCGCCGAACCGCGCGGGCGCCGTGGCGGTGATCGAGCACCTGACCAAGCCCGAGACGCAGCTGGCGACGGCCGCCGAAGTCGGCTTCTTCCCGGTCGTGAAGGCGGAGCTGCCGGCGAACCTCGCGCCCGGCATCAAGGCGCTCGCCGGCGCGGTGGCCGCGACGCAGAACGCCAAGGACGCGCTCGTGTCGCTCCTGCCCGTGGGCCTCGGCGCCAAGGGCGGCGAGTTCAACAAGGTCTACATGGACTCGTTCCAGCGCATCGTGCTGCGCAACGAACCGGTCAAGGACGTGCTCGAGGCGCAGGCGAAGGTTCTCGATACGCTCATGAAGGAAACCGGCGCCCCCTGCTGGGCTCCGGACAAGCCGAGCCAAGGCGCCTGCTCGGTCCAATAA